Proteins from a genomic interval of Hemicordylus capensis ecotype Gifberg chromosome 14, rHemCap1.1.pri, whole genome shotgun sequence:
- the ATG2A gene encoding LOW QUALITY PROTEIN: autophagy-related protein 2 homolog A (The sequence of the model RefSeq protein was modified relative to this genomic sequence to represent the inferred CDS: deleted 2 bases in 1 codon; substituted 1 base at 1 genomic stop codon) codes for MSRWFFPWSSSIKKRACRYLLQHYLGHFLEERLGLEQLSLDLYAGAGRLSRIHLDVWSVNEFLESVGAPLEIVDGFIDSIAVAIPWSALDTENCTVEVSGLQITCRPKDRSAAPGSESQSWASCMTTSMQLAQECLKEPAEEPCDAPQPFEGLEMFAQTIETVLRRIEVTFLDTVVRLEQLSREGQSHVALEVHVQRLDYCDEAVKEPGQALPVNVHQPPAFVHKILQLSGILLYYEEFTDRGDGVRAPSPGPQEAAPASEPQQRREGRQGEAASPSSLLQIGSCSGYTEMRIKLKQNEAFPGPKLELDGKMGSLHLLLSPRQILHLLDLLSSLSLADSGAQQQPPQRSKSRPLDAEDLKLIEQDLSQQLHSGLWSAPSSRLEGMEPPAGLENGELFFSMAPMTSSLASSVRSAALSDVELDSSTPGDLGASPLQAPTFTPGLVLSSPRRYGRSPFAATLPCLGKIPGKAAHPAPPSLESQRPEALLRVTLGGLTVTLLQQQQEEEEGPRLRPPQRAPHFFAQLGGLKDAAFGGPDFRPLHQCLEGACPCSHVRLTGAAVQISCEHRAARHAQMLSWEASFGRLELLECLWPEGPPQARPVYTKLLAFASPSAFPSGQTLRPCARLRSKHSEKLPSSKSRLARAAAKRTVELVAELTDFCSEVDLGTLERLCSLLPPAPPCXGGPLDSPPAAAAEWQVSAQLAAPQATLRLQFPIPDLRPWPERPWPWAEKAVRKESLSLGLAHLQLRAQLGAPPSSTRLEAAFSDLHGVYEDGEKASVPCFRVGKAPDLQAQGTGAKYLLPRIALTVQPRASDLQRDLARGPLEEMELSSAAESPCELKQREPSPFSSKRTMYETEEMVIPGDPEEMAEFQAQTLAASQYALEVAFPTAHLFLPSKAFYESLYNRINNDLLMWEPSSPPPTPSAPLGGAFASPRWQENFRMCKSAFKLDSDSEDEDSHFYSAEEATARREEEEERRLPPQSCISLLLRVGKGRVTALCDAKGESGKRLVGSHGELVLDVEGGSLFSVSQYKGREDLGYFCIEAEKVALYHKAVVEDYFVAEHLEVPSFLPPEGLHPTIYASREGPVAWPAGARKDGPQKMLSLAIQIDLDSEKNVKEFLVTLRLEGATLRHHMALANQSWYTQLMDFLDVLDDPILGFEPPTAITVLHTHLFSCAVDYRPLYLPIRVLVTAESFTLSSNIIVDTSVFLLRFILDDSAVYLSNKCDSETGSLRKDYVCVVDVDLLELVITTWKGATAGKLTRPLFELRCSNNVVHVHTCADSCAALANLLQYVVNHGDLHPPPQHGSPTEIAGQKVQLSESPASLPPCPPAETAAINQGDLTDALIDTERSLQDAAGETGDSGLRRQASPVSVYLFPGEKGRAPVPAPAPAAEGLDLSPSEESEGESEATDTDDFCILDAPGTGIPPRDGEPVVTKLGEGPVCIQEGHFSRPLGSTDLLKAPSRFPMPESRVMLREVSVVWHLYGGRDFGPGPSASGQAHSPRAKPPPPSARASPSRSSLSNRPQNSWRAQGGSSRIHELLMEIQLTKVSFQHETYPSGGSSSTSEKPALEGGEQPLARQVFIVQELEIRDRLASSQINKFLYLYSSEHMPRRAHSSMLTIKALHVCPEAGLGGPECCLRVSLMPLRLNIDQDALFFLKDFFTSLAAGINPVVAMEAGSEAGHPDSQGKEPEAAEGEMAASMETTFSESSSLSSASSSSTDQPIYFREFRFTSEVPIWLDYHGKHVTVDQVGTFAGILIGLAQLNCSELKLKRLCCRHGLLGVEKVVSYALTEWLTDIRKNQLPGLLGGVGPMHSVVQLFHGLRDLFWLPIEQYRKDGRIIRGLQRGAASFGTSTASAALELSNRLVQAIQATAETVYDILSPTAPPMTRTLLDRKHTHRQRRGQQPADLREGVAKAYDTVREGVIDTAQTICDVAARGHEQKGIPGAVGGVLRQIPPTVVKPLIVASEATSNLLGGMRNQIKPDARKEESLKWRSEDAQE; via the exons ATGTCGCGGTGGTTCTTCCCCTGGTCGAGCTCCATCAAGAAGCGCGCCTGCCGCTACCTGCTGCAGCACTACCTGGGCCACTTCCTGGAGGAGCGCCTCGGCCTCGAGCAGCTCAGCCTCGACCTCTACGCCGGCGCCGGCCGCCTCAGCCGCATCCACCTCGACGTCTGG TCTGTCAATGAGTTCCTGGAGTCTGTCGGGGCCCCCCTGGAAATCGTCGATGGCTTCATCGACAGCATCGCCGTCGCGATCCCCTGGTCTGCCTTGGACACCGAGAACTGCACGGTGGAAGTCAGCGGCCTGCAGATTACGTGCCGGCCCAAGGATCGGAGTG ctgcccccgGCTCCGAGTCGCAGAGCTGGGCGTCCTGCATGACCACCAGCATGCAGCTGGCCCAGGAGTGCCTGAAGGAGCCGGCTGAGGAGCCCTGCGACGCCCCCCAGCCCTTCGAGGGGCTCGAGATGTTTGCCCAGACCATTGAGACCG TCTTGCGAAGGATCGAAGTGACGTTCCTGGACACGGTGGTCCGCCTCGAGCAGCTGTCCCGCGAGGGGCAGAGCCACGTGGCCCTGGAGGTGCACGTCCAAAG gcTGGACTACTGCGATGAAGCGGTGAAGGAGCCCGGGCAGGCCCTTCCCGTCAACGTCCACCAGCCACCGGCCTTCGTGCACAAGATCCTGCAGCTGAGCGGCATCTTGCTGTACTACGAGGAGTTCACGGACAGAGGGGACGGTGTCCGGGCGCCCTCCCCCGGCCCCCAG GAGGCAGCTCCGGCTTCCGAGCCCCAGcagcggagggaggggaggcagggggaggcagcttCTCCCAGCTCCCTGCTCCAGATCGGCAGCTGCTCCGGATACACCGAGATGCGGATCAAGCTCAAGCAAAACGAGGCCTTCCCGGGACCCAAG CTGGAGCTGGACGGGAAGATGGGCTCCCTGCATCTCCTGCTCTCCCCGCGGCAGATCCTGCACTTGCTGGACCTTCTGTCTTCTCTGAGCCTCGCGG ACTCTGgcgcccagcagcagccgccccagcGGAGCAAGAGCCGCCCCCTCGACGCCGAGGACCTGAAGCTGATCGAGCAGGACCTCAGTCAGCAGCTGCATTCGGGGCTGTGGTCTGCCCCCTCCTCGCGCCTGGAGGGCATGGAGCCCCCCGCTGGGCTGGAGAATGGAG AGCTGTTCTTCTCCATGGCCCCCATGACCAGCAGCCTGGCCTCCTCCGTGCGCTCTGCAGCG CTGTCGGACGTCGAGCTGGACTCCTCCACCCCGGGCGACCTGGGCGCCAGCCCCCTGCAGGCTCCGACCTTCACGCCGGGG ctggtTCTGAGCAGTCCCAGGCGCTACGGACGGTCACCCTTTGCTGCCACCCTGCCCTGCCTCGGCAAGATCCCAG GCAAGGCGGCACACCCGGCTCCGCCCTCCCTGGAGAGCCAGCGGCCGGAGGCCTTGCTGCGGGTGACGCTGGGGGGCCTGACGGTGacgctgctgcagcagcagcaggaggaggaggaggggccccGGCTGCGCCCTCCCCAGCGGGCCCCACACTTTTTCGCCCAGCTCGGGGGCCTGAAGGACGCTGCCTTTGGGGGCCCGGACTTCCGGCCCCTGCACCAGTGCTTGGAGGGGGCCTGTCCTTGCAGCCACGTCAG gCTGACGGGGGCTGCCGTGCAGATCAGCTGCGAGCACAGAGCTGCCCGCCACGCCCAGATGCTCAGCTGGGAGGCCTCCTTTGGGCGGCTGGAGCTCCTGGAGTGCCTCTGGCCAGAGGGGCCCCCGCAAGCCAGGCCCGTCTACACCAAG ctgctgGCCTTTGCCAGCCCCAGTGCCTTCCCCTCCGGCCAGACCTTGCGGCCTTGTGCCCGTCTCCGCTCCAAGCACTCGGAAAAGCTGCCTTCCTCCAAG AGCCGCCTTGCCAGGGCCGCTGCCAAGCGCACGGTGGAGCTGGTGGCCGAGCTGACGGACTTCTGCTCGGAGGTGGACCTGGGCACCCTGGAGCGGCTCTGCTCCTTgctgcctcccgcccccccctGCTAAGGAGGCCCCCTTG ATTCCCCCCCGGCTGCCGCAGCCGAGTGGCAAGTGAGTGCCCAGCTGGCCGCCCCCCAGGCCACCCTGCGGCTGCAGTTCCCCATCCCGGACCTGCGGCCCTGGCCCGAGAGGCCCTGGCCCTGGGCGGAGAAGGCCGTGCGCAAGGAGAGCCTCTCGCTGGGGCTGGCCCACCTCCAGCTGCGGGCCCAGCTGGGGGCTCCACCCAGCTCCACCCGGCTGGAGGCCGCCTTCAGCGACCTGCACG GAGTGTATGAAGATGGCGAGAAGGCCTCGGTGCCCTGCTTCCGGGTGGGCAAAGCCCCCGACCTGCAGGCCCAAGGGACGGGGGCCAAGTACCTCCTCCCCAG GATTGCCCTGACGGTCCAGCCGCGGGCCAGCGACCTGCAGCGGGACTTGGCCCGGGGGCCGCTGGAGGAGATGGAGCTCTCCTCGGCGGCAGAGAGCCCCTGCGAGCTGAAGCAGCGGGAGCCCTCGCCCTTCTCCTCCAAGCGGACGATGTACGAGACCGAGGAG ATGGTGATCCCCGGAGACCCCGAGGAGATGGCGGAGTTCCAGGCCCAGACGCTGGCGGCCTCCCAGTACGCCCTGGAGGTGGCCTTCCCCACCGCCCACCTCTTCCTCCCCAGCAAGGCGTTCTACGAGAGCCTCTACAACAG GATCAACAACGACCTCCTGATGTGGGAGCCCTccagcccccctcccaccccctctgcgCCCCTGGGGGGCGCCTTTGCCTCCCCTCGTTGGCAGGAGAACTTCAGGATGTGCAAGTCGGCCTTTAAACTGG attcGGACTCCGAGGACGAGGACTCCCACTTCTACTCGGCGGAAGAGGCGACCGcgcggcgggaggaggaggaggagaggcgccTCCCCCCGCAGAGCTGCATCTCCCTCCTGCTGCGGGTGGGGAAGGGGCGGGTCACTGCCCTGTGCGATGCCAAG GGCGAGAGCGGCAAGCGTCTGGTGGGCTCCCACGGGGAGCTGGTGCTGGACGTGGAGGGCGGCAGCCTCTTCAGCGTCTCGCAGTACAAGGGCCGCGAGGACCTCGGCTACTTCTGCATCGAGGCCGAGAAGGTGGCGCTGTATCACAAAG CTGTGGTGGAGGACTACTTCGTGGCCGAGCACCTGGAGGTCCCCAGCTTCCTGCCCCCCGAGGGCCTCCACCCCACCATCTACGCCTCCCGGGAGGGCCCTGTCGCTTGGCCCGCGGGTGCCCGGAAGGACGGGCCCCAGAAGATGCTCTCCCTGGCCATCCAGATCGACCTGGACTCGGAGAAGAACGTCAAG GAGTTCCTGGTGACGCTGCGCCTCGAGGGCGCCACCCTCCGCCACCACATGGCCCTGGCGAATCAGAGCTGGTACACGCAG CTGATGGACTTCCTGGACGTCCTGGACGACCCCATCCTGGGCTTTGAGCCCCCCACCGCCATCACCGTGCTGCACACCCACCTCTTCAGCTGCGCAGTGGACTAcag gccccTCTACCTGCCCATCCGGGTCCTGGTCACAGCAGAGTCCTTCACGCTCTCCAGCAACATCATCGTGGACACCTCCGTCTTCCTCCTCCG GTTCATCTTGGACGACTCGGCCGTCTACCTGTCCAACAAGTGCGACTCGGAGACGGGCAGCCTGAGGAAAG ACTATGTCTGTGTCGTGGACGTGGACCTGCTGGAGCTGGTGATCACCACGTGGAAGGGAGCCACGGCGGGCAAGCTG ACCCGGCCGCTCTTCGAGCTGCGCTGCTCCAACAACGTGGTCCACGTGCACACCTGCGCGGACTCCTGCGCCGCCCTGGCCAACCTCCTCCAGTACGTGGTCAACCACGGCGACCtgcaccccccgccccagcacGGCAGCCCCACGGAGATCGCGGGCCAGAAGGTGCAG CTGTCGGAGAGCCcggcctccctgcccccctgccccccggccGAAACGGCGGCCATCAACCAGGGGGACCTGACGGACGCCCTCATCGACACGGAGCGGAGCCTGCAGGATGCGGCTGGCGAGACGG GCGACTCCGGCCTCCGGCGGCAGGCCTCCCCGGTCTCGGTCTACCTCTTCccaggggagaaggggagggcccCAGTCCCCGCTCCGGCCCCCGCGGCGGAGGGGCTGGACCTCAGCCCTTCGGAGGAGAGCGAGGGCGAGAGCGAGGCCACCGACACGGACGACTTCTGCATCCTCGACGCGCCCGGCACGGGCATCCCG CCCCGGGATGGCGAGCCGGTGGTGACGAAGCTCGGGGAGGGCCCCGTCTGCATCCAGGAGGGCCACTTCTCCCGGCCGCTGGGCAGCACGGACCTGCTGAAGGCCCCCTCGCGCTTCCCCATGCCGGAGAGCCGCGTCATGCTGCGCGAGGTCTCTGTGGTCTGGCACCTCTACGGCGGCAGAGACTTTGGCCCCGGCCCCTCGGCCTCCGGGCAGGCCCACTCGCCCCG ggcGAAGCCGCCTCCTCCCAGTGCCCGGGCGTCCCCCTCCCGCTCCTCCCTCTCCAACCGGCCCCAGAACAGCTGGCGGGCCCAGGGGGGCTCCAGCCGCATCCATGAGCTGCTGATGGAAATCCAGCTGACCAAG GTGAGCTTCCAGCACGAGACCTAccccagtggcggcagcagcagcacgtcCGAGAAGCCGGCCCTGGAGGGCGGGGAGCAGCCCCTGGCCAGGCAGGTCTTCATCGTCCAGGAGCTGGAGATCCGGGACCGCCTGGCCTCCTCCCAGATCAACAAGTTCCTCTACCTGTACAGCAGCGAGCACATGCCCCGGCGGGCCCACTCCAGCATG cTCACCATCAAGGCCCTGCACGTCTGCCCCGAGGCGGGCCTGGGGGGCCCCGAGTGCTGCCTTCGCGTCTCGCTGATGCCGCTGCGGCTCAACATCGATCAG GACGCCTTGTTCTTCCTGAAGGACTTCttcaccagcctggctgccggcATTAACCCCGTAGTAGCCATGGAGGCGGGCTCCGAAG cgggCCACCCAGATTCCCAGGGGAAGGAGCCCGAGGCGGCCGAGGGCGAGATGGCGGCTTCCATGGAGACCACCTTCAGCGAGAGCAGCTCCCTCTCCAGCGCCTCTTCTTCCTCCACTGACCAGCCCATCTACTTCCG ggagTTCCGCTTTACCTCTGAGGTGCCCATCTGGCTGGACTACCACGGCAAGCACGTGACCGTGGACCAGGTG ggcaCCTTTGCCGGCATCCTGATCGGCCTGGCCCAGCTGAACTGCTCCGAACTCAAGCTCAAGAGGCTCTGCTGCCGCCACGG gctgctgggggtggagaaggtGGTGAGCTACGCCCTGACCGAGTGGCTGACGGACATCCGCAAGAACCAGCTGCCGGGCCTCTTGGGGGGCGTGGGGCCCATGCACTCGGTCGTGCAGCTCT tccACGGCTTGCGGGACCTCTTCTGGCTGCCCATCGAGCAGTACCGGAAGGACGGGCGCATCATCCGCGGCCTGCAGCGTGGCGCGGCCTCCTTCGGCACCTCGACGGCCTCGGCTGCCCTGGAGCTCAGCAACCGCCTGGTGCAGGCCATCCAG gcCACGGCGGAGACGGTCTACGACATCCTGTCCCCCACGGCTCCTCCCATGACGCGGACCCTCCTGGACAGGAAACACACCCACCGGCAGAGGCGTGGCCAGCAGCCAGCGGACCTGCGGGAGGGCGTGGCCAAGGCTTACGACACGGTGCGCGAG gGCGTCATCGACACGGCGCAGACCATCTGTGACGTGGCAGCCCGCGGCCACGAACAGAAAGGCATCCCGGGGGCTGTGGGCGGGGTCCTGCGCCAGATCCCCCCCACGGTGGTCAAGCCCCTGATCGTGGCCTCGGAAGCCACCTCCAATCTCCTGGGCGGGATGCGCAACCAGATCAAGCCCGACGCCCGCAAGGAAGAGTCCCTGAAGTGGCGCTCGGAAGACGCCCAGGAGTGA
- the LOC128337544 gene encoding solute carrier family 22 member 6-B-like isoform X2: MVPSQNKGRKHVPEGAAALLEEPGHLSPERCTWLCLSSQQPCEWDLVCHLQPLKSLAQSLFMAGVLVGAFILGDLSDRFGRRLVLIWSLLLVAVMGTGAAFSDRFATYCVFRFLSGVGISGFLLNYICLSLEWVPTQYRAAVVSIQSYCSTAGQVLLAGLAYGLRDWRGLQLAISAPFFGFFAYSWWLPESARWLLVHNERRAALHSLKQVARINGKAAAGGAVVLEMLETQVESSPPGKGAHSCLDLFRTPTLRRISCCLMFISFSMNMTYFGLSMDLSVFGLNVFLVQLFFGAMDLLAKMGCALLLAFWGRRTIQAASLILAGIFLLASLPVPPEMLMVRLAFVVLGKGCLAASSMCLYLYGGELFPTVVRQTGTSFTTVMARLGGIVAPMVLMSGEFQPFLPLVIFGVMPILSGASACFLPEMLNVPLMDTVAQVEERASWKSKAIFGETPGNITAPVIRSTRF, from the exons ATGGTGCCATCTCAGAACAAGGGCAGGAAGCACGTGCCCGAGGGAGCAGCCGCCCTTCTGGAGGAACCGGGCCACTT gagcccggagcggtgcacatggttatgtctgtcttcacagcaaccctgcgag tgGGACCTGGTGTGTCATCTGCAACCCCTCAAGAGCCTGGCCCAGTCCCTCTTCATGGCCGGAGTCCTGGTGGGCGCCTTCATCTTGGGAGACCTCTCCGACCG GTTTGGGCGCCGGCTGGTGCTGATCTGGTCCTTGCTGCTGGTGGCGGTGATGGGGACAGGAGCCGCCTTCTCGGACCGCTTCGCCACCTACTGCGTCTTCCGCTTCCTGAGTGGCGTGGGCATCTCGGGGTTCCTGCTGAACTACATCTGCCTCA gtCTGGAGTGGGTGCCCACCCAGTACCGGGCGGCGGTGGTCTCCATCCAGAGCTACTGCAGCACGGCAGGGCAGGTGCTGCTGGCCGGCCTGGCCTATGGCCTCCGGGACTGGCGCGGGCTGCAGCTGGCCATCTCCGCCCCTTTCTTCGGCTTCTTCGCCTACTCCTG gtggctcccgGAATCTGCTCGCTGGCTCCTGGTCCACAACGAACGCCGAGCCGCCCTGCACAGCCTGAAGCAGGTGGCCAGGATCAACGGCAAGGCGGCCGCTGGGGGGGCCGTGGTGCTGGAG ATGCTGGAGACACAGGTGGAGAGCAGCCCCCCCGGGAAGGGGGCCCACTCCTGCCTGGACCTCTTCCGGACGCCCACCCTGAGACGCATCAGTTGCTGCCTCATGTTCATCAG cttctCCATGAACATGACCTACTTCGGCCTGTCCATGGATCTCTCGGTCTTCGGCCTGAACGTCTTCCTGGTGCAGCTCTTCTTTGGGGCGATGGATCTGCTGGCCAAGATGGGCTGTGCCCTCCTGCTGGCCTTCTGGGGCCGCCGCACCATCCAAGCGGCCTCCCTCATCCTGGCCGGGATCTTCCTCTTGGCCAGCCTCCCGGTGCCGCCTG AGATGCTGATGGTCCGCCTAGCCTTTGTGGTGCTGGGAAAGGGCTGCCTGGCGGCCTCCTCGATGTGCCTGTACCTCTACGGCGGGGAGCTCTTCCCAACGGTCGTCAG GCAAACGGGCACCAGCTTCACAACGGTGATGGCCCGCCTGGGCGGCATCGTGGCCCCCATGGTGCTGATGTCTGGCGAGTTCCAGCCCTTCCTGCCTCTGGTGATATTCGGGGTCATGCCCATCCTCTCCGGCGCCTCGGCTTGCTTCCTTCCTGAAATGCTCAACGTCCCCCTGATGGACACCGTGGCACAAGTGGAGGAAAG AGCCAGCTGGAAGTCCAAAGCCATCTTCGGGGAGACGCCAGGGAACATCACGGCCCCAGTCATCCGGTCCACTCGCTTCTGA
- the LOC128337544 gene encoding solute carrier family 22 member 6-B-like isoform X1 yields the protein MVPPRRRSRPSLFPGAPGAPPLTFGDLLEAVGSMGPFQLSSVLLLSLPVLLLASHNLVQNFSAASPEHWCQPRPGPNASSGQPPQARCWRVAPELAPGPPNSSLDRGQEEEEEEEEGASVGQEPCRDGWQYDHSTFSSTIVTEWDLVCHLQPLKSLAQSLFMAGVLVGAFILGDLSDRFGRRLVLIWSLLLVAVMGTGAAFSDRFATYCVFRFLSGVGISGFLLNYICLSLEWVPTQYRAAVVSIQSYCSTAGQVLLAGLAYGLRDWRGLQLAISAPFFGFFAYSWWLPESARWLLVHNERRAALHSLKQVARINGKAAAGGAVVLEMLETQVESSPPGKGAHSCLDLFRTPTLRRISCCLMFISFSMNMTYFGLSMDLSVFGLNVFLVQLFFGAMDLLAKMGCALLLAFWGRRTIQAASLILAGIFLLASLPVPPEMLMVRLAFVVLGKGCLAASSMCLYLYGGELFPTVVRQTGTSFTTVMARLGGIVAPMVLMSGEFQPFLPLVIFGVMPILSGASACFLPEMLNVPLMDTVAQVEERASWKSKAIFGETPGNITAPVIRSTRF from the exons ATGGTCCCTCCCCGGCGCCGGAGCCGCCCGTCCCTGTTCCCCGGGGCCCCCGGGGCCCCCCCGCTCACCTTTGGGGACCTGCTGGAGGCGGTGGGCAGCATGGGGCCCTTCCAGCTCTCCTCGGtgctgctgctctctctgccggtgctgctgctggccagccACAACCTCGTGCAGAACTTCAGCGCCGCCTCGCCCGAGCACTGGTGCCAGCCCCGGCCCGGGCCCAACGCCTCCTCGGGGCAGCCCCCCCAGGCCCGTTGCTGGCGCGTCGCCCCCGAGCtggcccctgggccccccaacaGCTCCCTGGAcaggggccaggaggaggaggaggaggaggaggagggggcctcTGTGGGGCAGGAGCCCTGCCGGGATGGCTGGCAGTACGACCACAGCACCTTCAGCTCCACCATCGTCACGGAG tgGGACCTGGTGTGTCATCTGCAACCCCTCAAGAGCCTGGCCCAGTCCCTCTTCATGGCCGGAGTCCTGGTGGGCGCCTTCATCTTGGGAGACCTCTCCGACCG GTTTGGGCGCCGGCTGGTGCTGATCTGGTCCTTGCTGCTGGTGGCGGTGATGGGGACAGGAGCCGCCTTCTCGGACCGCTTCGCCACCTACTGCGTCTTCCGCTTCCTGAGTGGCGTGGGCATCTCGGGGTTCCTGCTGAACTACATCTGCCTCA gtCTGGAGTGGGTGCCCACCCAGTACCGGGCGGCGGTGGTCTCCATCCAGAGCTACTGCAGCACGGCAGGGCAGGTGCTGCTGGCCGGCCTGGCCTATGGCCTCCGGGACTGGCGCGGGCTGCAGCTGGCCATCTCCGCCCCTTTCTTCGGCTTCTTCGCCTACTCCTG gtggctcccgGAATCTGCTCGCTGGCTCCTGGTCCACAACGAACGCCGAGCCGCCCTGCACAGCCTGAAGCAGGTGGCCAGGATCAACGGCAAGGCGGCCGCTGGGGGGGCCGTGGTGCTGGAG ATGCTGGAGACACAGGTGGAGAGCAGCCCCCCCGGGAAGGGGGCCCACTCCTGCCTGGACCTCTTCCGGACGCCCACCCTGAGACGCATCAGTTGCTGCCTCATGTTCATCAG cttctCCATGAACATGACCTACTTCGGCCTGTCCATGGATCTCTCGGTCTTCGGCCTGAACGTCTTCCTGGTGCAGCTCTTCTTTGGGGCGATGGATCTGCTGGCCAAGATGGGCTGTGCCCTCCTGCTGGCCTTCTGGGGCCGCCGCACCATCCAAGCGGCCTCCCTCATCCTGGCCGGGATCTTCCTCTTGGCCAGCCTCCCGGTGCCGCCTG AGATGCTGATGGTCCGCCTAGCCTTTGTGGTGCTGGGAAAGGGCTGCCTGGCGGCCTCCTCGATGTGCCTGTACCTCTACGGCGGGGAGCTCTTCCCAACGGTCGTCAG GCAAACGGGCACCAGCTTCACAACGGTGATGGCCCGCCTGGGCGGCATCGTGGCCCCCATGGTGCTGATGTCTGGCGAGTTCCAGCCCTTCCTGCCTCTGGTGATATTCGGGGTCATGCCCATCCTCTCCGGCGCCTCGGCTTGCTTCCTTCCTGAAATGCTCAACGTCCCCCTGATGGACACCGTGGCACAAGTGGAGGAAAG AGCCAGCTGGAAGTCCAAAGCCATCTTCGGGGAGACGCCAGGGAACATCACGGCCCCAGTCATCCGGTCCACTCGCTTCTGA
- the SAC3D1 gene encoding SAC3 domain-containing protein 1, producing the protein MQGCCCCCCHPQDYSSRQPPRPLPWALRSPQRPFLGKDPGSRGPWAGDPAPPPPALAGGGAAAGQRQYLGGGSQRGWPGLHCRGGEGVGLGSRSGGPEGPFPLCQLFLEGPLSLAGEGGSVGGQPVSGSPEALWLTLQLPPHIRASPEVSAALAIHGAFLECNFARFFRLARELPYLQSCALKPHLACSRRLALLTFSHGFSAKNCRYPLARLARLLAFDSPEEAADECRAHGLALLDGSLVFQKGSFRDAGPLRHRPARLLVEGKWRETDSLLELSETLCSS; encoded by the exons atgcaggggtgctgctgctgctgctgtcatccCCAGGACTACAGTTCCCGTCAGCCTCCGCGGCCGCTTCCCTGGGCGCTCCGCTCCCCCCAGCGCCccttccttgggaaggacccagGCAGCAGGGGTCCCTGGGCTGGCgatcccgccccccctcccccagccttagCAGGAGGAGGTGCTGCTGCAGGCCAGCGACAATATCTGGGTGGGGGCTCCCAGAGGGGCTGGCCAGGTCTgcattgcaggggaggggagggggtcggCTTAGGGAGCAGGTCAGGGGGGCCAGAAGGGCCATTTCCCCTCTGCCAGCTCTTCCTGGAGGGGCCGCTGTCCCTGGCAGGGGAAGGCGGCTCAGTGGGAGGACAGCCAGTCTCAG GCTCTCCAGAAGCCCTCTGGCTGACGCTGCAGCTGCCTCCCCACATCCGGGCCTCCCCAGAAGTGTCCGCCGCCCTGGCGATCCACGGGGCCTTCCTGGAGTGCAACTTTGCCCGCTTCTTCCGCCTGGCCCGGGAGCTGCCTTACCTGCAGAGCTGTGCCCTGAAGCCACACCTGGCCTGCTCCCGCCGCCTGGCCCTGCTCACCTTCAGCCACGGATTCAGTGCCAAGAACTGCCGCTACCCCTTGGCCCGCCTGGCCCGCCTGCTGGCCTTCGACAGCCCAGAGGAAGCTGCGGACGAGTGCCGGGCCCACGGCCTGGCCCTGCTGGACGGCAGCCTCGTCTTCCAGAAGGGCTCTTTCCGGGACGCGGGCCCTCTGCGCCACAGGCCGGCCCGGCTCCTTGTCGAGGGGAAGTGGCGAGAGACGGACTCTCTGCTGGAGCTCTCGGAGACCCTTTGCAGCAGCTGA